One genomic segment of Pseudomonas sp. RU47 includes these proteins:
- a CDS encoding lipopolysaccharide kinase InaA family protein, whose translation MQLSELAGVGRTPQLPLTVTLADAAGSADLQLLSLLRVLPGQRYVGAGVWRGRPVLAKLLVGGKAARHFQRELEGVRLLAAQGLTTPLLLADGLKNGEGGWLLFDFLEGAESLGDAWAKVESLPVLADEQSAVLAEALGAIARLHGKGLWQEDLHLDNLLRHGGQLYLIDGAGICVETAGQPLSRQKVLENLGVFFAQLPKALEPFTEELLVYYLLSNSEHALPLEALQKQIDKVRRWRLKDFLTKVGRECTLFSVQRGAFGLRAIRREEEPAMLPVLAQADALLDQGHLYKTGGAASVGKVQAGARTLVIKRYNIKGFAHWLKRFWRPSRAWHSWREGNRLAFLGIATPKPLAVLEKRFFWLRSRAYLVTEYLPGPDIIERFAPYVENGDAPEVELQALDRLFARLIDERISHGDFKGHNLFWQQDRWALIDLDSMCQHGTVGSFAPAYARDRARFMRNWPESSALYQVIDQRLPKDISSAA comes from the coding sequence ATGCAATTGTCCGAGCTGGCCGGTGTCGGGCGAACCCCGCAACTGCCACTGACTGTGACCCTGGCCGATGCTGCCGGCAGTGCGGATCTGCAATTGCTCAGTCTGCTGCGAGTGCTGCCGGGGCAGCGTTACGTCGGTGCCGGTGTCTGGCGCGGTCGTCCGGTGTTGGCCAAATTGCTGGTTGGCGGCAAGGCGGCGCGGCATTTTCAGCGTGAGCTGGAAGGCGTGCGCTTGCTGGCCGCACAAGGCCTGACGACACCGCTGTTATTGGCCGATGGTTTGAAGAATGGCGAAGGTGGCTGGCTGCTGTTCGATTTCCTTGAGGGTGCCGAAAGCCTTGGTGATGCCTGGGCGAAAGTCGAGTCGCTGCCGGTACTGGCCGACGAGCAATCGGCGGTGTTGGCCGAGGCGCTGGGCGCCATTGCCCGGTTGCACGGCAAGGGGCTTTGGCAGGAAGACCTGCATCTGGACAATCTGCTGCGTCACGGCGGCCAGTTGTACTTGATTGATGGTGCCGGTATTTGTGTCGAGACCGCCGGCCAGCCGCTGTCGCGACAGAAAGTCCTGGAAAACCTCGGGGTATTTTTCGCCCAGTTGCCCAAAGCGCTGGAGCCATTTACCGAAGAGCTTTTGGTGTATTACCTGTTGAGCAACAGTGAGCACGCGTTGCCGCTGGAAGCCTTGCAGAAGCAGATCGACAAGGTGCGCCGCTGGCGTTTGAAAGACTTTCTGACCAAGGTCGGTCGCGAGTGCACGCTGTTCAGTGTGCAGCGTGGAGCGTTCGGACTGCGCGCAATTCGTCGCGAAGAAGAGCCGGCCATGCTGCCGGTGCTTGCGCAGGCCGATGCGTTGCTCGATCAGGGGCATCTGTACAAGACCGGTGGCGCGGCGAGCGTTGGCAAGGTTCAGGCCGGTGCGCGTACGCTGGTGATCAAGCGCTACAACATCAAGGGCTTTGCGCATTGGCTCAAGCGTTTCTGGCGGCCGAGTCGGGCCTGGCATTCGTGGCGCGAAGGCAATCGCCTGGCGTTTCTCGGTATCGCCACACCGAAACCGCTGGCGGTGCTGGAGAAGCGCTTTTTCTGGCTGCGCAGTCGGGCGTATCTGGTGACCGAGTACCTCCCCGGGCCGGACATCATCGAGCGTTTTGCGCCGTACGTTGAAAATGGTGACGCACCAGAAGTGGAGTTGCAGGCGCTGGACCGACTGTTCGCGCGCTTGATTGACGAGCGCATCAGCCATGGCGACTTCAAGGGCCACAACCTGTTCTGGCAGCAGGATCGCTGGGCGCTGATCGATCTGGATTCGATGTGCCAGCATGGGACTGTGGGCAGTTTTGCCCCGGCCTATGCCCGTGACCGTGCGCGATTCATGCGTAACTGGCCGGAAAGCAGCGCGCTGTATCAGGTTATTGATCAGCGTTTGCCGAAAGACATTTCCAGCGCGGCTTGA
- a CDS encoding carbamoyltransferase family protein produces MALTILGLSGALSHDPSAALYIDGKLVAAAEEERFVRDKHAKNRMPYESAKFCLEQAGIKPSDVDVVAIPFAPISLFGKARWHYAKRYWYAPDRALDAILMGNRRYKRYRNKIVWCLEQLGFDPKKIKIEPVEHHLAHASSAYHCSGFKEKTAILGIDGKGEYATTFFGYGENGKIHKIKEFFDPDSLGGLYGAITEFLGFEMLDGEFKVMGMAPYGDASKYDFSRLASFENGELVINTDYANVIGLRRYKEKGKGFYFSPKLIEWLGPKREGDIADEPYIHYAASMQALFEKLALQMIDHYLGDVLKETGKLAFAGGCALNVKLNQKIIARDDITELFVQPASGDAGTAVGAAAYVSHARGVPVEKMEHVYLGPSYSNEDVIAACARHESKPTWRKLDNMPEQIAKIMVDGNPVAWFQGRMEFGPRALGGRSIIGCPSVAGVADRINHQIKFRERWRPFCPSMLDTVAPQMIKIDHPAPFMTFTFEVAEEWKTRVPEVVHEDGTSRAQVLKREYNPRYYDMMKALENLTGNGVSLNTSLNRRGEPMICSPTDALNMFFGSDLEYLIMEDILVVKEGVKGYELD; encoded by the coding sequence GTGGCATTGACGATTCTTGGCCTGTCCGGCGCCCTTAGCCATGACCCTTCAGCAGCCTTGTACATCGACGGCAAGCTGGTGGCGGCGGCTGAAGAAGAGCGTTTCGTACGTGATAAGCATGCAAAGAACCGCATGCCCTACGAATCGGCGAAGTTCTGTCTTGAACAGGCCGGCATCAAGCCGTCCGATGTTGACGTGGTTGCGATTCCATTTGCCCCGATCAGCCTGTTCGGCAAGGCGCGCTGGCACTACGCCAAGCGTTACTGGTACGCGCCGGATCGTGCCCTCGATGCGATCCTGATGGGCAACCGTCGCTACAAGCGCTATCGCAACAAGATCGTCTGGTGCCTTGAGCAACTGGGTTTCGATCCGAAAAAAATCAAGATCGAGCCGGTCGAACACCATTTGGCTCACGCCTCCAGCGCTTACCATTGCTCCGGTTTCAAAGAAAAAACCGCGATTCTCGGTATCGACGGCAAAGGTGAGTACGCCACGACCTTTTTCGGCTACGGCGAAAACGGCAAGATCCACAAGATCAAGGAATTCTTCGATCCTGACTCTCTCGGCGGCCTGTATGGCGCGATCACCGAGTTCCTCGGTTTCGAGATGCTCGACGGTGAGTTCAAGGTCATGGGCATGGCGCCGTACGGCGATGCCAGCAAATACGACTTCTCACGTCTGGCCTCGTTCGAGAACGGCGAGCTGGTGATCAACACCGACTACGCCAACGTCATCGGCCTGCGTCGCTACAAAGAGAAGGGCAAAGGCTTCTACTTCTCGCCAAAGCTGATCGAATGGCTGGGACCGAAGCGCGAAGGTGACATCGCTGACGAACCGTACATTCACTACGCCGCGAGCATGCAAGCGCTGTTCGAGAAACTGGCGTTGCAGATGATCGACCACTACCTGGGCGACGTACTCAAGGAAACCGGCAAGCTGGCTTTCGCCGGTGGCTGTGCATTGAACGTCAAGCTGAACCAGAAAATCATTGCCCGCGACGACATCACGGAGCTGTTCGTGCAACCGGCGTCCGGCGATGCCGGCACTGCGGTTGGCGCTGCTGCCTATGTGTCTCACGCTCGTGGCGTACCCGTCGAGAAGATGGAACACGTCTACCTCGGCCCGTCGTACAGCAACGAAGACGTCATCGCCGCCTGCGCCCGTCACGAGAGCAAGCCGACCTGGCGCAAGCTCGACAACATGCCTGAGCAGATCGCCAAAATCATGGTCGACGGCAACCCGGTTGCCTGGTTCCAGGGGCGCATGGAATTCGGTCCGCGTGCATTGGGTGGTCGTTCGATCATCGGTTGCCCGAGCGTGGCCGGTGTGGCTGACCGGATCAACCACCAGATCAAGTTCCGTGAGCGCTGGAGGCCTTTCTGCCCGTCGATGCTCGACACCGTTGCGCCACAGATGATCAAGATCGATCACCCGGCGCCGTTCATGACCTTCACGTTCGAAGTGGCAGAAGAGTGGAAGACCCGCGTGCCGGAAGTCGTCCACGAAGATGGCACCTCTCGCGCTCAGGTGCTCAAGCGTGAATACAACCCGCGCTACTACGACATGATGAAGGCGCTGGAAAACCTGACCGGTAACGGCGTATCGCTGAACACCTCGCTCAACCGTCGTGGCGAACCGATGATCTGCTCGCCGACCGACGCACTGAACATGTTTTTCGGTTCTGACCTGGAATACCTGATCATGGAAGATATTCTGGTCGTAAAAGAGGGTGTGAAAGGATACGAACTTGACTGA
- a CDS encoding glycosyltransferase family 2 protein yields MTETLISVVIPVYNYARTLPRAVESVLAQLDETTADLLVIDDGSTDDTPEVVEKLLLKHGGRFRALRKSNGGLSSVRNRGLEETTGRYLVFLDSDDEMAPGALAALSQHIASHPHSLMVIGAHWSVFADGRRSLQAAKPLPVTPRQRLQGYLLSKTVSISNGACAMHRDVFVLGNYPEHLRNVEDLPVFAQVLARYPCTVLDKPLALIYKHADSMRHDLRQSLAAGTEQVVSEVFSSRRMPEEMSDLRQAFLAQRCLSLFRDCYSHGEYKLAKSFYFQALRADWRTFSRWSYTRKALRLLFR; encoded by the coding sequence TTGACTGAAACACTGATCAGCGTCGTCATTCCTGTTTACAACTATGCGCGAACCCTGCCACGTGCAGTGGAGTCGGTGTTGGCGCAGCTGGATGAGACGACGGCGGATCTGCTGGTCATCGATGATGGGTCGACGGACGATACGCCTGAGGTGGTGGAAAAGCTCCTGCTCAAGCATGGCGGGCGTTTTCGTGCGCTGCGCAAAAGCAATGGCGGCTTGTCGTCGGTGCGCAATCGTGGGCTTGAGGAGACGACCGGGCGGTATCTGGTATTCCTCGACTCCGATGACGAAATGGCTCCCGGCGCACTGGCTGCGCTTTCTCAGCACATTGCCAGTCATCCGCACAGCCTGATGGTGATCGGTGCGCACTGGTCGGTGTTCGCTGACGGACGACGCAGCCTGCAGGCGGCCAAGCCGTTGCCTGTGACACCGCGGCAGCGCTTGCAGGGCTACCTGTTGAGCAAGACTGTGTCGATTTCAAACGGCGCCTGCGCGATGCATCGCGATGTTTTTGTTTTGGGTAACTACCCGGAACATTTGCGCAACGTCGAGGATTTGCCAGTGTTTGCCCAGGTGCTGGCGCGCTATCCCTGCACCGTTCTGGACAAGCCTTTGGCGCTGATCTACAAGCATGCCGACAGCATGCGCCATGACTTGCGCCAAAGCCTTGCCGCCGGTACGGAGCAGGTGGTCAGCGAAGTCTTTTCCAGTCGACGAATGCCCGAGGAAATGAGTGATTTGCGCCAGGCATTTCTGGCGCAGCGCTGTTTGTCGTTGTTTCGTGACTGTTATTCCCATGGCGAGTACAAGCTGGCCAAGTCATTCTATTTTCAGGCCTTGCGCGCAGACTGGCGGACGTTTTCGCGTTGGTCATACACGCGCAAGGCGTTGCGGTTGCTGTTTCGGTAA
- a CDS encoding toluene tolerance protein → MQSIDHSTYEALRKGAHVLEADGSGDKVLRLADGRMLKLFRRKRLLSSALFYPYAQRFADNTRALEQRGILCPKVIAVYRIPSIERDCVYYSPLEGNTVRQLQGTDDEADSLRFQLGGYFALLHEKGVYFRSLHFGNVVLTPDNHLGLIDIADLRCQRRALSDSKRLRNFAHLLRYKEDRQWLLGQDTGDTFIEGYRQALPSNRQAPLISRLRPLLG, encoded by the coding sequence ATGCAATCGATTGATCACAGCACTTACGAGGCACTGCGCAAAGGTGCACACGTACTGGAGGCCGACGGTTCCGGCGACAAAGTGCTCAGATTGGCCGATGGACGCATGCTCAAGCTGTTCCGCCGCAAGCGGCTGCTCAGTTCGGCGCTGTTCTACCCCTATGCACAACGCTTTGCCGACAACACCCGCGCCCTCGAACAACGCGGCATCCTCTGCCCGAAAGTCATCGCGGTCTATCGCATCCCGAGCATTGAACGTGACTGCGTGTATTACAGCCCGCTGGAAGGCAATACAGTGCGTCAGTTACAAGGCACTGACGATGAGGCTGACTCATTGCGATTCCAGCTGGGCGGGTACTTCGCCCTTCTGCACGAAAAAGGCGTGTACTTTCGATCGCTGCACTTCGGCAACGTGGTGCTGACGCCGGACAACCATTTGGGCCTGATCGATATCGCCGACCTGCGCTGCCAGCGACGCGCACTCAGCGATAGCAAACGCCTGCGCAACTTCGCGCACTTGCTGCGCTACAAGGAAGACCGCCAATGGCTGCTGGGCCAGGACACCGGCGACACGTTTATCGAAGGTTATCGGCAGGCGCTGCCGAGCAACCGACAAGCGCCGCTGATCTCGCGCCTGCGTCCGCTGCTCGGTTGA
- a CDS encoding lipopolysaccharide kinase InaA family protein, producing the protein MTDFLAAEDRALLERHGLGTFDALWAKQLEAVDEPNTARGGWSSVFRLDLEGQGYYLKRQSNYLTRTLHAPFGEPSFAREFRNISRYRKLGIPALQAAFFGERKVDGEVRAILLTRALDGWSDLESLLQRWVQLSAAQHSAILKACGLLARHLHGVRQVHGCFYPKHIFLRATGDGYQAQLIDLEKTRPLLFGMRDRIKDLEPLQRRAPEWNEAQLRELLAAYLDQPTDSSLLDSWLARLTARRSHKETR; encoded by the coding sequence ATGACTGATTTTCTCGCCGCTGAAGACCGCGCATTGCTTGAGCGCCATGGCCTCGGCACTTTCGACGCATTGTGGGCCAAGCAGCTTGAGGCTGTGGACGAGCCCAATACCGCCCGTGGTGGCTGGAGCAGCGTCTTCCGCCTGGACCTGGAAGGGCAGGGTTATTACCTCAAGCGCCAGAGCAATTACCTGACGCGCACCTTGCACGCGCCTTTCGGTGAACCGAGTTTTGCCCGCGAGTTTCGCAACATCAGCCGCTATCGCAAGCTCGGTATCCCGGCGCTGCAAGCGGCGTTCTTCGGTGAACGCAAAGTCGACGGCGAAGTCCGCGCGATCCTGCTGACCCGCGCGCTCGATGGCTGGAGCGATCTGGAATCGCTGTTGCAGCGTTGGGTGCAACTCAGTGCTGCACAGCATTCAGCCATCCTCAAGGCTTGTGGCTTGCTGGCTCGGCATCTGCATGGTGTGCGTCAGGTACACGGCTGTTTCTACCCCAAGCATATTTTTCTGCGGGCCACCGGTGACGGGTATCAGGCGCAATTGATCGACCTGGAAAAAACCCGTCCTTTATTGTTCGGCATGCGTGACCGGATCAAGGATCTGGAACCGCTGCAACGCCGCGCGCCGGAATGGAACGAGGCGCAACTGCGTGAATTGCTGGCGGCTTATCTCGATCAGCCCACCGATAGCTCGCTGCTCGACAGCTGGCTGGCCCGGCTGACCGCGCGCCGCAGTCACAAGGAGACGCGTTGA
- a CDS encoding PIG-L deacetylase family protein, with product MSARKQQLLKAHRRNKRLFLIAFMVALLLIGFLIAWWLVPVLLVLAWVAHEAWFADHLFYRPSDDYQYNFPAQTARQVVSLEGGVLRLSELLAQGETLVLELEVKSTWLGRWFDPHVEVGDDRQDFERGVNGRRFLNLSGQADALAQGVLALRGQYCVPAATGVLWVMANPDYSRQRVMVIAPHADDAELAAFGLYSRCEDVSIVTLTQGEIEAEDFQRLGLDQAAAARLKGRLRSWDSLVIPLWGGVPADRCVQLGYYCLQLPSMAEEPSQVFGSRESQENDVRSVRRHNPLTLPADIDGQPTWQNLLGDLKALLEHYRPEVVVTPHPELDPHSDHVASTQALLEAIALSSWKPTTLLMYANHLHDNDRWPMGPAGAGIALPPAIEPLPADRLWSPLLSADVQLDKAMALAMEHDLQGEQVFKRQLRRWIQQGLAGRRWPATGSNEFFRKAVRRHELFWVRDLSD from the coding sequence ATGAGCGCTCGCAAGCAACAGCTTCTCAAGGCCCATCGACGCAACAAACGTCTGTTCCTGATTGCCTTTATGGTGGCGCTGTTGTTGATCGGCTTCCTGATCGCCTGGTGGCTGGTGCCGGTATTGCTGGTGCTGGCCTGGGTCGCTCACGAGGCCTGGTTTGCCGATCATCTGTTTTACCGGCCTTCTGACGACTATCAGTACAACTTCCCGGCGCAAACCGCGCGGCAGGTCGTGAGTCTTGAGGGCGGCGTTTTGCGCCTGAGCGAGCTGCTGGCGCAGGGCGAGACGTTGGTACTCGAACTTGAAGTGAAATCCACTTGGCTGGGGCGCTGGTTCGACCCCCATGTTGAAGTGGGCGATGATCGCCAGGACTTCGAGCGCGGGGTCAATGGCCGGCGTTTCCTCAATTTGTCTGGTCAGGCCGATGCGCTGGCGCAAGGCGTTCTGGCACTGCGTGGTCAATATTGCGTGCCCGCCGCGACGGGCGTGCTGTGGGTCATGGCCAATCCTGACTACAGCCGCCAGCGGGTGATGGTCATCGCTCCCCATGCCGACGATGCCGAACTCGCTGCATTCGGCCTTTACAGTCGATGTGAAGACGTCAGTATCGTCACCCTGACCCAGGGTGAGATCGAGGCCGAAGACTTTCAGCGTCTGGGCCTTGATCAAGCCGCAGCCGCGCGATTGAAGGGCCGTTTGCGCAGTTGGGACAGTCTGGTGATCCCGTTGTGGGGCGGCGTGCCTGCCGATCGCTGCGTGCAATTGGGTTATTACTGCCTGCAACTGCCTTCGATGGCCGAAGAACCTTCCCAGGTGTTCGGCTCCCGTGAGTCGCAGGAAAACGACGTGCGCAGTGTGCGCCGGCACAATCCGTTGACCCTGCCCGCCGACATCGATGGGCAGCCGACCTGGCAAAATCTGCTGGGCGATCTGAAGGCCCTGCTTGAGCACTATCGTCCGGAAGTGGTGGTGACGCCCCATCCTGAGCTCGATCCTCACAGCGATCACGTAGCCTCGACCCAGGCGTTGCTTGAGGCTATCGCGCTGAGTAGCTGGAAACCGACAACCCTGCTGATGTACGCCAATCACCTGCACGACAACGATCGCTGGCCGATGGGCCCTGCCGGTGCCGGTATCGCGCTGCCGCCTGCTATCGAGCCATTGCCGGCCGACCGGTTGTGGAGCCCGCTGTTGTCGGCAGACGTGCAACTGGACAAAGCCATGGCCCTGGCGATGGAACACGATCTGCAGGGCGAGCAAGTGTTCAAACGGCAATTGCGCCGCTGGATCCAGCAAGGCCTGGCGGGTCGTCGCTGGCCTGCAACAGGCAGTAACGAGTTTTTCCGCAAAGCGGTCCGGCGCCACGAATTGTTCTGGGTACGCGACCTTTCAGATTGA
- the msbA gene encoding lipid A export permease/ATP-binding protein MsbA has protein sequence MSSPEPKAQSTLAIYFRLLAYVRPYAGLFLLSIVGFLIFASTQPMLAYILKYFVDGLANPEASLFPGNPYLGKLQLLETVPLMIVFIALWQGVGSYLGNFFLARVSLGLVHDLRVVLFNKLLELPNRFFDKNNSGHLISRITFNVTMVTGAATDAIKVVIREGMTVIFLFCTLLWMNWKLTLVMVAILPLIGLMVNSTSKKFRKQSKKIQVSMGNVTHVASETIHGYRVVRSFGGEQYEKDRFRDASQSNTDKQLTMTKTGAVYTPMLQLVTYSAMAVVMFLVLYLRGDASPGDLVAYITMAGLLPKPIRQLSEVSSTIQKGVAGAESIFEQLDEPAEVDQGTVEQDRLEGRLEVRNLSFHYPDTDKAVLNDISFVVEPGQMVALVGRSGSGKSTLASLIPRFYQHDHAQGQILLDGVQVQDFTLRSLRRQIALVTQQVTLFNDTVTNNIAYGDLAGAPFDEVKRAATEAYADEFIIKMPQGYETMVGENGVLLSGGQRQRIAIARALLKDAPLLILDEATSALDTESERHIQAALDHVVQNRTTLVIAHRLSTIEKADLILVMDEGRIVERGSHTQLLEQNGYYARLHAKEFEEGDEPQPAHVTNVC, from the coding sequence ATGAGCAGTCCTGAACCGAAAGCCCAGTCCACGCTGGCGATCTATTTCCGCCTTTTGGCTTACGTGCGGCCTTATGCCGGCCTTTTCCTTCTCAGCATCGTCGGGTTTCTGATCTTCGCATCGACTCAACCGATGCTCGCTTACATCCTCAAGTACTTTGTCGACGGTCTGGCCAATCCTGAAGCCAGTCTGTTCCCGGGCAATCCTTATCTGGGCAAGCTGCAGTTGCTCGAAACCGTGCCACTGATGATCGTTTTCATTGCACTGTGGCAGGGTGTGGGTTCGTATCTGGGCAACTTCTTCCTGGCGCGGGTTTCGCTGGGGCTGGTGCATGACCTGCGGGTGGTCCTGTTCAACAAATTGCTCGAGTTGCCCAATCGCTTCTTCGACAAGAACAATTCCGGCCACCTGATTTCCCGGATCACTTTCAACGTGACCATGGTCACCGGCGCGGCAACGGATGCCATCAAAGTCGTCATCCGTGAAGGCATGACCGTGATTTTCCTGTTCTGCACGCTGTTGTGGATGAACTGGAAGCTCACCCTGGTGATGGTCGCGATCCTGCCGTTGATCGGCTTGATGGTGAACAGCACCAGCAAGAAATTCCGCAAGCAGAGCAAGAAGATCCAGGTCTCGATGGGCAACGTCACGCACGTCGCGTCCGAGACCATTCATGGCTACCGGGTTGTGCGCAGCTTCGGCGGCGAGCAGTACGAAAAGGATCGCTTTCGCGATGCCAGTCAGAGCAACACCGACAAGCAGTTGACGATGACCAAGACCGGCGCGGTTTACACGCCGATGCTGCAACTGGTGACGTACAGCGCCATGGCCGTGGTCATGTTCCTCGTGCTGTACCTTCGCGGCGATGCTTCGCCGGGCGATCTGGTGGCCTACATCACCATGGCTGGCCTGCTGCCCAAGCCGATCCGTCAATTGTCGGAAGTCAGTTCGACGATTCAGAAAGGCGTGGCCGGTGCCGAAAGCATTTTCGAGCAACTGGACGAGCCGGCGGAAGTGGATCAGGGCACGGTCGAGCAGGATCGTCTCGAAGGCCGTCTGGAAGTGCGTAACCTCAGCTTCCACTATCCCGACACCGACAAAGCGGTACTCAACGACATCAGCTTCGTCGTCGAACCGGGGCAGATGGTCGCTCTGGTGGGGCGCTCGGGCAGTGGCAAGTCGACCCTCGCCAGCCTGATTCCACGCTTTTATCAACATGATCATGCGCAGGGCCAGATCCTGCTTGATGGCGTGCAGGTGCAGGATTTCACCCTGCGCAGCCTGCGTCGGCAGATAGCTCTGGTGACCCAGCAGGTCACGCTGTTCAACGATACGGTGACCAACAACATCGCTTACGGCGATCTGGCCGGCGCACCGTTCGATGAGGTCAAGCGCGCGGCCACCGAAGCCTATGCCGATGAGTTCATCATCAAGATGCCGCAGGGTTACGAAACCATGGTCGGCGAAAACGGCGTACTGCTGTCCGGCGGCCAGCGTCAACGCATCGCCATTGCCCGGGCCCTGCTCAAGGATGCGCCGCTGCTGATTCTCGACGAAGCCACCTCCGCGCTCGATACCGAGTCGGAGCGGCACATTCAGGCTGCGCTGGATCATGTGGTGCAGAACCGCACGACACTGGTGATCGCTCACCGTTTGAGCACCATTGAAAAAGCCGACCTGATTCTGGTCATGGACGAGGGCCGCATCGTTGAGCGTGGCTCTCACACGCAATTGCTCGAGCAAAACGGCTATTACGCGCGTCTGCATGCCAAAGAGTTCGAAGAGGGTGACGAGCCACAACCGGCACACGTGACCAACGTATGCTGA
- a CDS encoding YceK/YidQ family lipoprotein: protein MTIKQAVTLGVFSWLLAGCGSVLSVLQDDADVARDLRKQKTYCQSIPRIYSGLAFDFCVLNAPPDPSGVLLPFVLLDLPLSGVFDTVALPYTVYRQVTDGNLGIYWRKGGY, encoded by the coding sequence TTGACCATCAAACAGGCTGTAACGCTGGGTGTTTTTTCATGGCTTTTAGCCGGTTGCGGCAGCGTCCTGAGCGTACTGCAGGACGATGCCGACGTCGCCCGTGACCTGCGCAAACAAAAAACCTACTGCCAATCCATTCCGCGTATTTACAGCGGTCTGGCCTTCGATTTCTGCGTGTTGAACGCGCCTCCCGATCCGAGTGGGGTTCTTTTGCCATTCGTGCTGCTGGATCTGCCACTGTCCGGTGTATTCGATACGGTAGCGCTGCCCTATACGGTTTATCGTCAGGTCACTGACGGCAATCTTGGTATTTACTGGCGCAAGGGTGGTTATTGA
- a CDS encoding GNAT family N-acetyltransferase: MLTMFRSFRERGWSEIDRDSYTRAWQRFGGSFATHPEVVERLSTFLGIELRYLGWVIGGEVLAAVPCWGRHVALSKEVLKREGKRGLLDMGNAEIILPIAPDVIVPVRQRMAYVSQLNAEQISTLKPQPEGLALARLPEEYSKKFRYNQRREQRLLEEAGGSLVPMSDFTPQEQAAAYADLFQRRWGFEVPGKAGLVEVFTLLREFMTGSVAMLDSAPVAFQVLYRVEAPQWVSLEYINGGVDPQSREFSPGSVLSFVNTQEAWAHAQALGKPLRYSFGRADREYKDRWCHTVPVYKV, translated from the coding sequence ATGCTGACGATGTTTCGCAGCTTTCGCGAGCGTGGCTGGAGCGAAATTGACCGTGACAGCTACACCCGGGCCTGGCAGCGTTTCGGCGGCAGTTTTGCCACGCATCCGGAAGTCGTCGAGCGCTTGTCGACATTCCTGGGCATCGAGTTGCGCTACCTGGGCTGGGTGATTGGCGGTGAAGTGCTTGCCGCCGTTCCCTGCTGGGGGCGGCATGTCGCCTTGTCCAAGGAAGTGCTCAAGCGCGAGGGCAAGCGCGGTTTGCTCGATATGGGCAATGCGGAAATCATTCTGCCGATCGCGCCAGATGTCATCGTGCCGGTGCGCCAGCGCATGGCGTATGTGTCTCAGCTCAATGCCGAGCAGATCAGCACGTTGAAGCCGCAGCCTGAGGGTTTGGCGCTGGCGCGGTTGCCGGAAGAGTATTCGAAGAAATTCCGCTACAACCAGCGTCGCGAGCAGCGCCTGCTGGAAGAAGCGGGCGGATCGCTGGTGCCGATGTCCGATTTTACGCCGCAGGAACAAGCCGCTGCTTACGCTGATCTGTTTCAGCGTCGCTGGGGCTTCGAGGTGCCGGGCAAGGCCGGGCTGGTTGAGGTTTTTACCTTGCTGCGCGAATTCATGACCGGTTCGGTGGCAATGCTCGATTCAGCGCCAGTTGCCTTTCAGGTGCTGTATCGCGTTGAAGCCCCGCAATGGGTTTCGCTCGAATACATCAACGGTGGCGTCGACCCGCAGAGCCGCGAGTTCAGTCCTGGCAGTGTGCTGAGTTTCGTCAACACCCAAGAGGCCTGGGCGCACGCGCAGGCGCTGGGCAAACCTCTGCGCTATTCATTCGGTCGTGCCGACCGTGAGTACAAGGATCGCTGGTGCCACACGGTGCCGGTCTACAAGGTCTGA